One Desulfovibrio fairfieldensis genomic window carries:
- a CDS encoding alpha/beta hydrolase produces the protein MSMRRFRLLGITAAVLGILSFGGIPALAQGTPQGADNFYTGEAVSMQKVTFKNQYKMTVAGNLFLPKALDQNLKHPAVIVGHPMGAVKEQSANLYAAKMAEQGFVALSLDLSFWGESEGEPRNAVSPDIYAEDFSAAVDFLGTRPFVDREQIGAIGICGSGSFVLSAAKVDPRLKAIATVSMYDMGAANRNGLRHALTPGQRKQILREASEQRYVEFSGGETKYTSGSVHELHANSTPVEREFYDFYRTPRGEFTPKGSSPLLTTHPTLTSNVKFMNFYPFADLETISPRPLLFIAGEKAHSVEFSEDAYRLAAEPKELFIVPDAGHVDLYDRLDRIPFDKLTAFFSENLK, from the coding sequence ATGAGCATGCGCAGATTCCGATTACTCGGCATAACGGCCGCCGTGCTGGGCATATTGTCCTTCGGCGGCATTCCGGCTCTTGCCCAGGGCACGCCCCAGGGGGCCGACAACTTTTACACCGGCGAGGCAGTCAGCATGCAAAAGGTCACATTCAAGAATCAGTACAAAATGACTGTTGCGGGCAATCTCTTCCTGCCCAAGGCCTTGGATCAGAATCTGAAACATCCCGCCGTCATTGTGGGGCATCCCATGGGCGCGGTAAAGGAGCAGAGCGCGAACCTGTATGCCGCCAAGATGGCGGAACAAGGTTTCGTGGCCCTTTCCCTGGACCTCTCCTTCTGGGGGGAAAGCGAGGGCGAGCCACGCAATGCCGTTTCCCCGGACATCTATGCCGAGGATTTCAGCGCCGCCGTGGATTTTCTCGGCACCAGGCCCTTTGTCGACAGGGAACAGATCGGGGCCATCGGGATTTGCGGCAGCGGGAGCTTTGTGCTCAGCGCCGCCAAGGTTGACCCGCGCCTGAAAGCCATTGCCACGGTCAGCATGTACGATATGGGCGCGGCCAACCGCAACGGGCTCCGGCACGCGCTGACGCCGGGGCAACGCAAGCAGATCCTCCGGGAGGCGTCGGAACAGCGCTATGTGGAGTTCAGCGGCGGCGAAACCAAATATACCAGCGGGAGCGTGCATGAACTGCATGCAAACTCCACCCCGGTTGAGCGCGAATTTTACGACTTCTACCGCACGCCGCGGGGCGAATTCACGCCCAAGGGCTCGTCGCCCCTGCTCACGACCCACCCGACTCTGACCAGCAACGTCAAATTCATGAATTTTTATCCCTTCGCGGACCTGGAAACGATCTCTCCGCGTCCCCTGCTGTTCATCGCCGGTGAAAAGGCCCACTCCGTGGAGTTCAGTGAAGATGCATACCGGCTCGCGGCCGAACCCAAGGAACTCTTCATTGTTCCGGATGCCGGGCACGTCGATCTCTACGACCGGCTCGACCGCATTCCCTTTGACAAGCTCACGGCTTTTTTCAGCGAAAATCTGAAGTAA